One Cololabis saira isolate AMF1-May2022 chromosome 12, fColSai1.1, whole genome shotgun sequence DNA window includes the following coding sequences:
- the chmp4ba gene encoding charged multivesicular body protein 4b, which translates to MSLFGKIFGGGGKGGKGPSPQEAIQKLRETEDMLTKKQEFLEKKIEQELQIAKKNGTKNKRAALQALKRKKRYEKQLAQIDGTLSTIEFQREALENANTNTEVLKNMGFAAKAMKSAHENMDIDKVDDLMQDITEQQELAQEISDAISKPVGFGEEFDEDELLAELDELEQEELDKNLLEIGGPENVPLPNVPSTSLPSRPAKKEDDEDDIEDLQRWAMEAM; encoded by the exons ATGTCGTTGTTCGGGAAGATATTCGGAGGAGGAGGTAAAGGAGGAAAGGGACCCAGTCCGCAGGAGGCGATCCAGAAACTCCGGGAGACCGAGGACATGCTAACCAAGAAACAGGAATTTTTAGAGAAGAAAATCGAGCAAGAATTACAAATCGCCAAGAAAAACGGcacgaaaaacaaacgag CGGCACTGCAAGCTTTGAAAAGAAAGAAGCGTTACGAGAAGCAGCTCGCTCAGATCGATGGTACGCTCTCGACCATCGAGTTCCAGAGGGAGGCTCTGGAGAACGCCAACACCAACACTGAAGTGCTCAAGAACATGGGCTTTGCTGCCAAGGCCATGAAGTCTGCCCATGAAAACAT GGACATCGACAAGGTGGACGACCTGATGCAAGACATTACAGAGCAGCAAGAGCTGGCCCAGGAGATCTCTGATGCCATCTCTAAACCCGTTGGCTTTGGAGAGGAGTTTGATGAG GACGAGCTCCTGGCAGAGCTGGACGAGCTGGAACAGGAAGAGCTGGACAAAAACCTGCTGGAGATCGGGGGACCAGAGAACGTCCCTCTCCCCAACGTGCCTTCTACTTCATTACCTTCCAGACCTG CCAAGAaagaggatgatgaggatgacaTTGAAGACCTGCAGCGCTGGGCGATGGAGGCCATGTAA
- the eif2s2 gene encoding eukaryotic translation initiation factor 2 subunit 2: MSGDEMIFDPNMTKKKKKKKKPFMLDEEGGEGVGGEEPKEVEAKEVEPEFGDDKEMDLDEDEGRKKEPSDDLNDLNFFNQKKKKKKPKKVFENEVEEGLKELKIEGEQTEAIEEDNLDLMLPTKKKKSKKVDFDEGELLEKDDVLEDDESKNNDGISFSSITGPAWAGTERDYSYDELLNRVFNIMREKNPDMVAGEKRKFVMKPPQVVRVGTKKTSFVNFTDICKLLHRQPKHLLAFLLAELGTSGSIDGNNQLVIKGRFQQKQIENVLRRYIKEYVTCHTCRSPETILQKDTRLYFLQCETCHSRCSVASIKTGFQAVTGKRAQLRAKAN, from the exons ATGTCAGGAGACGAG ATGATTTTTGATCCGAACATGaccaagaagaaaaagaagaagaagaagccttTCATGCTGGatgaggagggaggagagggagtTGGAGGAGAAGAGCCCAAAGAGGTGGAGGCAAAGGAGGTAGAGCCTGAATTCGGGGATGACAAAGAAATGGATCTAGATGAAGATGAAGGCAGGAAGAAAG AACCATCAGATGATTTGAATGACTTGAACTTCTTCaaccagaagaaaaagaagaagaagcccAAGAAAGTATTTGAAAATGAAGTAGAAGAAGGTTTAAAG GAGCTGAAAATTGAGGGAGAGCAAACGGAAGCCATCGAGGAGGACAATCTGGATTTGATGCTCCCCACCAAAAAGAAGAAGTCAAAGAAAGTTGATTTTGATGAGGGCGAACTATTGGAGAAAGATGATG TGTTGGAAGATGATGAAAGCAAGAACAATGATGGAATCTCGTTCAGCTCCATCACAGGACCGGCCTGGGCTGGCACTGAAAGAGATTACAGCTATGATGAG CTCTTAAACAGGGTCTTCAACATCATGAGGGAGAAGAACCCAGACATGGTGGCTGGAGAGAAGAGGAAGTTTGTGATGAAGCCTCCTCAGGTGGTCAGAGTGGGAACCAAGAAAACCTCCTTCGTAAACTTCACAGATATTTGCAAACT GTTGCATCGTCAGCCTAAACATCTACTTGCTTTTCTGTTGGCTGAGCTGGGAACAAG CGGCTCTATAGATGGAAATAACCAGCTTGTGATCAAAGGCCGATTTCAACAGAAACAGATAGAAAATGTGTTGAGAAGATATATCA AGGAATATGTGACATGTCACACCTGCCGCTCTCCAGAGACCATCCTGCAGAAGGACACTCGTCTTTATTTCCTGCAGTGCGAGACGTGCCACTCCCGCTGCTCTGTCGCTAGCATCAAGACCGGTTTCCAGGCTGTGACGGGCAAGAGAGCGCAGCTCCGCGCCAAAGCCAACTAA
- the LOC133457369 gene encoding serine/arginine-rich splicing factor 6-like isoform X2, protein MPRVYIGRLSYHVREKDIQRFFSGYGKLLEIDLKNGYGFVEFEDNRDSDDAVYELNGKELCGERVIVEHARGPRRDRDRDRDRDGYGSGYNNNNNSSSRSRTGRDKYGPPVRTEYRLVVENLSSRCSWQDLKDFMRQAGEVTYADAHKERANEGVIEFRSYSDMKRAMDKLDGTDINGRKIRLVEDRPRRQRSYSGSRSRSRSRRRSRSRSRRSSRSRSRSHSRSRSHSPKRRHSKSHSKSGDRKSHSRSRKSRSRSRKSKSRSQSHKSRSRSAERKFKSRSKSRSKVKSERDSRSRSKEMSGDRKSRSRSASPVENGEEEHVEKSATRSPSPQEDDRRSKSRENRSASRSKSRSKSRSRSRSRSRSASQD, encoded by the exons ATGCCTCGCGTTTACATCGGACGATTGAGCTATCATGTCCGCGAGAAAGATATCCAGCGATTTTTCAGCGGATATGGCAAATTGCTggaaattgatttaaaaaacgg CTATGGATTCGTGGAGTTTGAAGATAACCGGGATTCCGACGATGCCGTGTATGAGCTGAACGGGAAGGAGCTCTGTGGGGAGCGTGTCATCGTCGAGCACGCCCGGGGACCGCGCAGAGACCGGGACCGGGACAGAGACCGCGATGGCTACG GTAGCggttacaacaacaacaacaacagcagcagcaggagtcgTACTGGCAGGGACAAATATGGACCTCCAGTCCGTACTGAGTACCGTCTCGTTGTGGAAAACCTGTCCAGTCGCTGCAGTTGGCAGGATCTTAAG GACTTCATGCGTCAGGCGGGAGAAGTCACCTACGCAGATGCCCACAAGGAACGTGCTAATGAGGGAGTGATTGAGTTTAGAAGCTACTCTGACATGAAGAGGGCTATGGACAAGCTAGATGGCACAGACATTAACGGGCGTAAGATTCGTTTAGTGGAAGATCGACCTCGCAGGCAAAGATCCTACTCTGGAAGCCGTTCAAG ATCTCGTAGTCGTCGCCGCTCCCGCAGCAGAAGCCGCAGGAGCTCGAGAAGTCGCTCCAGATCCCACTCCAG gTCTCGTTCCCATAGCCCCAAAAGACGCCACTCCAAGTCTCACTCCAAATCGGGAGACAGGAAATCGCACTCTCGCAGCCGCAAATCCCGTTCTCGATCTCGCAAGTCCAAATCGCGCTCACAGTCTCACAAATCTCGCTCCCGTTCAGCTGAACGGAAATTTAAGTCTCGTTCCAAGAGCCGTTCTAAGGTAAAGTCAGAGCGAGATTCACGCAGCAGATCGAAGGAAATGTCTGGTGACAGGAAATCCCGGAGCCGTTCGGCTTCCCCCGTCGAGAATGGGGAAGAGGAGCACGTTGAAAAATCTGCCACACGCTCTCCATCTCCACAGGAAGACGATCGCCGTTCCAAGTCGAGAGAGAACCGCTCAGCTTCCCGTTCAAAGTCCCGCTCAAAGTCCCGCTCAAGGTCTCGCTCGCGGTCCAGATCGGCCTCTCAGGATTAG
- the LOC133457369 gene encoding serine/arginine-rich splicing factor 6-like isoform X1 yields MPRVYIGRLSYHVREKDIQRFFSGYGKLLEIDLKNGYGFVEFEDNRDSDDAVYELNGKELCGERVIVEHARGPRRDRDRDRDRDGYGGGYWGGGRSSGYNNNNNSSSRSRTGRDKYGPPVRTEYRLVVENLSSRCSWQDLKDFMRQAGEVTYADAHKERANEGVIEFRSYSDMKRAMDKLDGTDINGRKIRLVEDRPRRQRSYSGSRSRSRSRRRSRSRSRRSSRSRSRSHSRSRSHSPKRRHSKSHSKSGDRKSHSRSRKSRSRSRKSKSRSQSHKSRSRSAERKFKSRSKSRSKVKSERDSRSRSKEMSGDRKSRSRSASPVENGEEEHVEKSATRSPSPQEDDRRSKSRENRSASRSKSRSKSRSRSRSRSRSASQD; encoded by the exons ATGCCTCGCGTTTACATCGGACGATTGAGCTATCATGTCCGCGAGAAAGATATCCAGCGATTTTTCAGCGGATATGGCAAATTGCTggaaattgatttaaaaaacgg CTATGGATTCGTGGAGTTTGAAGATAACCGGGATTCCGACGATGCCGTGTATGAGCTGAACGGGAAGGAGCTCTGTGGGGAGCGTGTCATCGTCGAGCACGCCCGGGGACCGCGCAGAGACCGGGACCGGGACAGAGACCGCGATGGCTACGGTGGGGGTTACTGGGGTGGCGGGCGCA GTAGCggttacaacaacaacaacaacagcagcagcaggagtcgTACTGGCAGGGACAAATATGGACCTCCAGTCCGTACTGAGTACCGTCTCGTTGTGGAAAACCTGTCCAGTCGCTGCAGTTGGCAGGATCTTAAG GACTTCATGCGTCAGGCGGGAGAAGTCACCTACGCAGATGCCCACAAGGAACGTGCTAATGAGGGAGTGATTGAGTTTAGAAGCTACTCTGACATGAAGAGGGCTATGGACAAGCTAGATGGCACAGACATTAACGGGCGTAAGATTCGTTTAGTGGAAGATCGACCTCGCAGGCAAAGATCCTACTCTGGAAGCCGTTCAAG ATCTCGTAGTCGTCGCCGCTCCCGCAGCAGAAGCCGCAGGAGCTCGAGAAGTCGCTCCAGATCCCACTCCAG gTCTCGTTCCCATAGCCCCAAAAGACGCCACTCCAAGTCTCACTCCAAATCGGGAGACAGGAAATCGCACTCTCGCAGCCGCAAATCCCGTTCTCGATCTCGCAAGTCCAAATCGCGCTCACAGTCTCACAAATCTCGCTCCCGTTCAGCTGAACGGAAATTTAAGTCTCGTTCCAAGAGCCGTTCTAAGGTAAAGTCAGAGCGAGATTCACGCAGCAGATCGAAGGAAATGTCTGGTGACAGGAAATCCCGGAGCCGTTCGGCTTCCCCCGTCGAGAATGGGGAAGAGGAGCACGTTGAAAAATCTGCCACACGCTCTCCATCTCCACAGGAAGACGATCGCCGTTCCAAGTCGAGAGAGAACCGCTCAGCTTCCCGTTCAAAGTCCCGCTCAAAGTCCCGCTCAAGGTCTCGCTCGCGGTCCAGATCGGCCTCTCAGGATTAG